DNA sequence from the Alteribacter lacisalsi genome:
TTCCGTATCCGAGTGTGATAGAAAAGTATAGCCTGTTTTCAACAGTTCGGTTCTGAGGTCTTCTGTATTATAAAGCTCACCGTTATAACAGATTGTATAAGTGCCCGATCGGGCTTTTCTGGTCATCGGCTGACCGCCGCCGGACGGATCGACAACGATTAGACGCGTGTGACCGAACCCAGCGTGATTGTCTCCCCAGACCTGTGAAGCGTCAGGACCCCGTTTGGCAAGTGTCCGGGCCATCTGTAAAAGCACGGCCTTTTCATTTGCAACCGGGCGTTTATAATCAACCCATCCTGTAATTCCGCACATGTAGTTTCCCCGCTTTCCTTTTCTGTTCATGGCACTACCACATCGTATTCAGATAAGGGAAAGAGGGTGCCCACCTGTCTGGTCGCTGATTTGGAAAACGATAAATGAGTATACCCTTCCGTCAGTTTTGCGAAGCTCTGCTGAACACTGTCCGCTCGCTTTCCGTGGCGGTGCCGGCGAGCCTTCGCGGGCTTCGCCCTGCGGGGTCTCGCCTGGCCCCTCCTGCCGCAGGAGTCTCGCTGCTGGCGTCAGCTGCGCATAATAGAGGTTTACTGGCTGAGAGGTATACTTATAAAAAAAACAAAAGTGCTTACGCCTGAAGCGTTTTTGTTTAATAAATATACAATGTCAGGAAATTATAGTTAACCAGTAAAAAGACACCGCATCACTGCCGTGTCTCTGTTAAACGTATTATTTTTTTTCAAGGCCAACCAGAAACCAGCCGCCCTCTTTAATAATCGGCTTGGACATTTTTACTTTCAGGCCGGCTTCTTTTGCTGCTTCTTCGATTTCTTTTTCCGTTGGCAGCGGATAAAGATTTTTATGCGCTGTCATGAATGTGTTAAAGGCAGCGGCAAATGTCTGGCCATGTCCTGAATCTGTGAGCGGCGAAATCACGGTGACGGTTCCTTTGTCCGAGAGAATCGACGCCACGTCCTTAAACAGAGCTGGTCTGTCTTCAGGCGGATAATAGTACAGGAGATTATGTAGCATAACCATATCCACCTGTTCTCCGGAGTTGAGAAACTCCTGCATATCTTCGTTTCGGACTTCGATCCGGCGGCTTTTCAGCTTCTCTGCCGCCTCGTCTGCCACCTCTTTACTTATTTCAATTCCCGTTAGGGTCACTTGATCGTCTGCGTCCCTTATTTTCTTAAGGTAGCCGCCGTAGCCGCAGCCGAAATCGACAATATTTCCGGGCTTGTACTTATTTACCCACTTGATCATCGGCGGGACGGACGCTTTTTCCAGGAGTGCGGACGTTTCGGCTACAACGTTTGCGAATTTATCCTCAAGGTAGGAAAGCTGCTCGTTATTTTTCATCAGATCCGGATACTGCATGAGTGTTGGAATATGGAGTTCCATCATTTCTCTCAATAGAATCCCTACAGAATCCTTACTTTTTGCTGATACAAATTTCACCATCTTTTTTTTCGATTTCACTTTACCGGTAACGGTTTTTTTCAGGTGACCCACTTCCAGGCCGACTTCGACCCAGCGAAGCAGCAACTGGCCGTTCAGTTCATCTCTTGCCGCCACTTCCTGCACTTTTGCTCCTCCGGCAAAGCTGTCAAAAAGATCGAGCTTATATCCGACATGGGCGTGCCATGTGGTCAGAAAGCTTTCATTGCTTTTCATCCAGTTTCTTGCCTGCCAGAACTTCTGAATTTCCTTCACCATAAATCCCTCCACTCATCTTCCAATACATGTAGCCGTATTTCCCTGTAACAGGAAGAGTTAAACAGTACTGGTACTGCCAGTGAAAAATAGACCGTTTACCCCAATTGTGTTTAGTGTCTCCTTATGTGAGGGGCACTAAAGACACAAAAAGACTGTCTGTGGATGGGCTGCATCCATTACAGACAGTCTTTTTGTGTCTTTTTTTACAGGTTAAAGTGTCTTCTGAGAAAACAATTTTAAAGCCTGATCCTAAAGGCCTTCTTTTTCACGAATATGAGCAAGGAGTTTCGTGCAGCCTTCCTCCACAAGCTCATACACGTAATCAAAGTTACCGGTAAAGTACGGATCAGGTACGTCATCTTCTTTTCCATCATCGACAAAATCGAGGAGACGGGCAATTTCTCCCGAGTCACCGTAGCCTTTCATCCTGGTCAGGTTTCCGACATTTTCAGCATCCATTCCTATAATGTAATCGTATTTCTGCAGATCCCCTTTGTCCACCTGCCGTGCCTGTAGACCTTCGGACTGGATACTGTTCTTTTTAAGAATACCGAGCGTGCCTTCATGAGGGGGATTACCTGTGTGCCAGTCACCAGTTCCTGCCGAGTCTGTGGTGATTTTTCCGTTAAGGCCGGCTTCGCGCACTTTGTCTTTAAAAACAGCTTCCGCCATCGGTGACCGGCAAATGTTCCCGAGACAGACAAATAGTACTTTTACCACATTGATCCGCTCCTTTATCAGCTGGTGCTTTTATTATAGCCTATTTTCAGAGCTTTTCGGTATTTGACCGCAAAAAATCAAAGCCGTGTCCATTTACCAGGTGTTACCGCTTGTTACACTCATCCCTGCACAGGTATTATAAGAACATACGTTCTTAATAGAGGTGAGAAAACGATGCATGACCGCGGGTCAATTAAATGGACGTCCATGATGCTTCCCGAACATGTGGAAAAGCTTAAGGAACTTAAAAAGGAGCACCAGCGGGTTTCTCACGGTGAGGCGGACCCCCAGGCTGAAGAAGAGTGGGATCGCCTGATTGCCGAATCCTTTAACACAGGCTGTCTGCTTCAGCTTTCTTTTATGAATGGAGAATGCGCTAATCGTGTGAGGGGACATGTAACAGGCGTGAATGCTGAGCAGGGGATGTTAACTGTCATTGAGGCGGGCGGCGTCCGGACGAGCGTCCGGTTCTCATCCGTTACCGCAGTCAGTCCTTATGAAGAGAGTTGACCGACCCGGCTTTTTATTTTGCCGGCCTTTTTTCCACCCATGGGCTCCGCACGCTCCGGTCTGACCGGAAAGTGCCCGGTCAGACTGACAGATCGTGGAGCGGCTCTACTCCATGCGTAAGGGGTTGACCGATCCGGCTTTTTATTTTGCCGGCCTTTTTTCCACCCATGGGCTCCGCACGCTCCGGTCTGACCGGAAAGTGCCCGGTCAGACTGACAGATCGTGGAGCGGCTCTACTCCATGCGTAAGGGGTTGACCGATCCGGCTTTTTATTTTGCCGGATCGGTCAACCCCTAAGATTTATGGCCGCCTGTGAGGGTGTTACGGTGTCTGGCTGTGCCTCCCTCCGCATAGGACACAGCCCTTAAAAGCGCATTCGGGCCGTGTTTCTGCCGGATATCATCCATCGCGTAACCGAGTGCCCGCTTTTTCGGACGGTCACTTTCCAGAAGACTGAGCTGAACGGAATCATCAGGATAGACGTTGGAAATGGATACGGACAGTTTGCGTACAGTTGAGCCGTCGTAAAACCGCTTCATCAGCTTCAGACAGGCTTCGTACACTTCCATTGTAATATTCGTCGGTTCCGGGATCGTGATCTGACGGGAAAAACCGCCGCCCTGTTCGTTTTTACTGTATCCCATACCAAGACTGACCGTCTGTCCTGCACGGCGTTCCCGGCGGGCTCTTGCCGCCACCTCCTCACACATCTCCAGCAGCACCCGCTTTATCTCCACTGGATCCTTATAATCCCGAAGAAGAATTTGTCCTTTTGCATAGCTGATCTGCCCGGCAAGAATCGGGGCGCCGAGTTCGGAAAGATCCACGCCCCACGCATGGTAATAAAGCTGATTTCCCATGACACCGAACGCTTTTTCCAGTTTGTCAGGAGCATAACCGGCAAGCTGGCCGACAGTGAAGATCCCCATTCGGTTCAGCCGTTTTTCCATCCGGCTTCCGATCCCCCACATTTTCTGCAGCGGGGTGACAGGCCACAGTTTTTTTTGCACATCGCCGTATGTCCACCTGGCCACCCCTCTTTTTTTCGCCTCCAGATCGAGACAAAGCTTTGACAGGAGCATGTTATCCCCGATGCCAATGGCGCACGTGAGTCCAAACCGCCGGTACAGGTCGGTCCGGATCGTCTCGGCGAGTTCCCACTCGTTTCCCCACAGCTTCTCCGTCCCGCCTACATCAAGAAAGCTTTCATCCACACTGTACGTGTGAATCGCTTCAAGAGGCACGTACCGGTGAAACAGGTCTGTCACCTGGACCGAAATATGTAAGTAGGTGGCCATCGACGCGTTCACGAGAATAATCCGGGGATCGTCCGGAATTTCAAACAGCCGGTTTCCTGTTTTAATGCCAAAATCCTTTTTTAAGGGAGGGGTGGCCGCGAGTACGACACTTCCGCTTCTTTCTGTATCCCCCACCACAGCCAGATGAACAGACAGAGGGTCTTTCCCGAGCGCAATGGCCGCACAGCTTGCGTAGAAGCTTTTCATATCCACACAGAAAATCTTCCGTTTCGGCATTGAATCGTAATCCACAGTCGTCATCCTCCCGCTTTGTTCGTTATATGTTAAGGTACGTTTAATTATAGGGGAATATACGTTCGTATTTCAACTGTAAAAATGAGGATAATATCTCTGATTATCCCCACAGGAATACAACAGTGCTATTTTTTTCTGAACTGGCTTCCGGCGGCCTTTTCCATAAGACCGGGAAAAAACTGATAAATCTTGGATCCAATATTCATCCAGCGGGGCAGGTTCAGTTCCCGCTTCGGCTTATCAATCAGATCTATTGTTCTTGATGCAACCATTTCTGCATCAAGCATATATTTTTCCACACTTTTTTCATAATCCCCCGAGGCATCTGCCCGGGCAAAAAAATTGGTTTTAACCGGTCCAGGATTAACCGTGCTCACACGGATGCCGGTACCTTCCAGTTCCATTCTCAGGCTGTTGGCAAAGGCCAGCACTGCATGCTTGGTTGCCGAATATCCACCGGATTTCGGGGTGGCCAGTTTTCCGGCCTGGGAAGCTACGTGGATGATATGCCCGCTCCCCCGTTCCCTCATACCGGGCAGGACGGCCTGGGTGCATGAAAAAAGACCGTACACATTGACTTCGAACATGTCTTTGATGTCCTGAAGCTTTGCATGTTCAAAATCATCAAAGATACCGAAGCCGGCGTTATTAATCAGGACGTCCACCGGCCCTGCTTTACTGAAAATGTTATTAAACGTACGAAAAACCGCTTCGTCATCACTCACGTCCAGTTCAAATACGAGCGGCTTAATCCCCGTTTCACGTTCAATCAGGGCAGCGCCCTCTGTTAACTTATCCAGGGATCTTGCCAGCATAACGGGCAGACCGCCTTTCCGGGCGGTCTCCCGGGCCATTTCGAATCCGAGACCACCGGAGGCACCGGTGATCGCGACAATTCGCTGATTCCAAGGTTTCATCGAGCTGTTCCTCTCTTTCCTGACTGACGATTATCTTTGTTTATTATAGCCAATACTGAAGAAGCCCGCCAACTATTTCATGCCCGCAAAGAAAGAAGGTTTCATCTTTGACGTTATTCTAGTAGAATAATAGAGGATTATAAGGGAACTATTCAGAGGAGCGAAATACATAACATGTCCAATTCAATGCCCGGGTGGAAGAAAAAACTCGACTGGTTCGTAGAGCACAAATATTTCACCTCTGTCATCATTACACTAATCATGATTAACGCAGTAGTTGTGGGCCTCGAAACGTATCCCCACCTTTATGAGGAATACCGCTCGACCTTTTTTGCCATCGATCGGATCCTCCTCGGCATTTTTGCCGTTGAGGTTGGACTTCGTATGCTGGCAGCAAGAACACTGAAGGATTTCTTTAAAAGCGGATGGAACTGGTTTGACTTTATCATCGTCTTAAGCGGTCTTCTTCTGGCAGGCGCATATTTCGTGACGGTACTCCGAATTCTCAGGGTTCTCCGTGTCTTCCGGGCCATTTCTGTCATTCCTTCGCTCAGAAGGCTTGTTGACGCCCTTCTGATGACCATTCCGGCTCTGGGAAATATCATGCTCCTGATGAGCATTATCTTTTATATTTTTGCGGTAACCGGAACGATGCTGTTCCAGGAAGTCTCACCGGAGTACTTTGGTTCGCTGCAGCTTTCCCTGCTTACCCTGTTCCAGGTAGTCACACTTGAGTCGTGGGCAAGCCAGGTTATGCGCCCGATTTTTGCAGAACTCCCCTGGTCGTGGGTCTACTTTGTCTCCTTCGTTCTTGTCGGTACATTCGTTGTCTTCAACCTCTTCATTGGTGTCATTGTAAACAATGTGGAAAAAGCCGAATCAGCTGAAGAAGAGGAGATCGACGAAACGAAAAATGAAGTGACCGAACTCCGCAGGGAGGTCGGTGAACTGAAAGATCTGCTCCGGGAGCACCTGGATCGAAACGGAAACAATAAAAGCGGCTGACCACAGGTCCCGGAAGGCGTCATGCCTGTCCGGGATTTTCTTCGACCCTCCATGTCAGATAATCTGACAAACAACGAACCTTTTTTGCGATACCTGCTATACTAGTAGAAAATCACCAAGGCGTGCAATCCGGGGAAGGGATCGATTCGATGAAGTCGTACAAAGATAAAAAAGTAATCAGCATCGGCGTGGTCAGTGAACTTACCGGCCTTTCCGAACGTCAGATCAGGTACTATGAGCAGCGGCAGCTGATCAGCCCGGAACGTTCCAAAGGCGGCACGCGGAAATATTCCTTTATGGATGTAGAACGGCTGGTGGAAATTGCAAACAAGATGGAAGACGGGATGCAGACTTTTGAAATACGAAAAGAGGAAAAGCAGAGAGCAAACCGGGAGCAGGTACGCAAAAAGATGCTCCGCGGCCAGTTGAATACCGCTTTCCCAAATCAGCGAAAATGACGCCGGCAGGCGTCATTTTTTGTTTTGATCCGGCGCAGTTTCCCATTTTCTCCGTGGTAATTCCCCTCATTGACGGTCATACTATCAGTCAGAAGTATGACACCAGGCCGCAACGGCTGAATGAAATGAGGCGGTTTTTATGAAGCAAAAGACAGTTTGGCATCACACCACCCTTCTCCTCACCATCCTTTGCGTGGCAGTGACAGCAATTACAGCCTCTCCTGGATACGCAGAAGAAAATGGGCAGGAAGCAAAGGTGGCTGTGATCATCGACGACTTTGGCGGGAACACGGGGGGTGTATATCGTTTTCTCAGATCAGAAATTCCAATTACCGTAGCCGTCATGCCGTTTCTGGACGAATCCACTGAACAGGCGGAAATGGCTCACGAACTGGGATTTGAAGTGATTGTACACCTGCCGCTGGAACCGAAAAGAGGAAAAGCATCCTGGCTCGGCCCCTTGCCTATCACCTCCGCCCTGAGTAATGAGGAAGTCAAAAACAGGGTGAGAAAAGCTATTGAGGATGTCCCTTATGCAAAAGGACTTAACAACCATATGGGGTCAAACATCGTGGGAAACAAGCGGATTATGAAAGCAATTCTAGAGGTTGCCAGGGAATATGATCTTTATGTGATCGACAGCGGAACAAGCCCCGATTCGGTGATCCCGGAATTGGCGGAAGAAATGAACCTGCGCTGGGCCGCAAGAGACACTTTTCTCGATGACAGCCGTTCGTCGAGAAACCACGTGTATAAACAGATGCTGCGCTTATGCAGTCAGGCTGAAAAGCATGGCGGTGCAATTGGAATCGGACATGTGGGCATAAAAGGGACAGATACGTTTAACGGAATTTCAGATTCCCTGGCTCATCTGAAGAACCGGAATGTCCGCATCGTCCCTGTTTCCGAACTGATTCCCACCAGTGTTGAAAAAGATCCATCGCAATTCTGGCAGCGTATAGTGGGAGGCGAAGCCGATGAATAACAGTGAAACCATTTCGTTCACGGCGAAAGACGGCACTTCTGTGACACTTCGGCCTGCTGGACCGGATGATGCCTTTGATATCATCACAAACGTGGAAGAAATCATTCAGCAGGGCCGCTATATTCAGAAAGAACATGTGAGGACGGTCGAAGAAGAGCAGTCATTCATCCGTGAAATGAGAGCAGAAAACAACATGTACACTGTGGTGGAAATTGACAAACGGGTCTACGGCATCGCCAGGCTCCTCCGGGGTGAACTGAAGATGAAGCGCCACACCGCTCTCTTCCGCACCTGGCTTGCTACACCCGCTCAGGGAAAAGGGCTGGGAAAAAAGCTGATGGAATATACGCTGGAATGGGGGAAAAAGAACGGGCTGTATAAAATCTGTCTCACCGTTTTCGCTAAAAATGAAGTGGCTGTAAACCTCTACGAACAATATGGGTTCGTCAAAGAAGGCGTGCAGAAAGACCAGGTTTTTATCGAGGGCGAATATGATGATGAAATTTTCATGGCTTATTTTATCGATGAAAATCGAAGTTAATTTGAACTGTGAAAATGTCCGCAGGTAAGTGAACACTCGGTTTAGGAATGCGGGCGGGGACAAAAAAAAGGTTCCGGCAGTAACAGGAACCTTTTTTTTTGCACGTTATAAATAGCATTTTTAAGACTATTTAAACACTTCGTGAATACCCACTTCCATAATTGCAGGCAGCTCATGGAAGGAATAAGTCATCTCCAGCCGCTCCGTCCAGCTGTGGGCACCTCTTCCAAATGGTCCAAAGTTCATTACCGGTACACTAAGCTTCTCCATAGCCTGGAGGGGCAGATCGTATGTCACTTCCCAAAGAGGCATGTTTTTGAGCATCGTATCAAGTGACCGCTTCGTATCAGGCAGCTGGAGGTAGCTGAGATCCGAAAGCCCGGGAAAATACGGGTAATCAAGCACTTCCCGATTCTGTACAGCATCCGCCTCTTCCATGACCTTTTCCACCACTTTATTCACAAGCGGATGGCCGGCAGACTCGACTGCTGGATAAAAAGGCGGCGTGTAAAAAAGGACAATCATCGGTGCCAGATCCTTACAGAATCCCGCAATGTGATGAACCGTATGAATCGTAATTTCCCTGTCGTCCAGTTGGCTTTCGTTCGCCTGAATAAACGAAACCTGCCTTTTTACTTCTTCGAGGCCGTGGTGCTTAACTGCATGATGCCACAATTCTTCATAGGTCAGGATGCGGATCTTCTTTTTCTCCGGCTCATATCCGTGAACCTGGGCGAAAGCTTTTTCCCGCTCGGAATAGGCTTTTGCTATCTGTTCCGCTGTTTCACTGGCCAGTACAAGCAACTCGTCTGTTACATCCTTCATCTGTTTTTTCATGAACAGAAGGTTAAAGAGAACCACCGCTGTATGAGGAATCTGGGTTGAGTAATCCGTCTTTAAATCCTTTTGAATCAGGCTTGTAGGCGGCGGTGTTTTCTGCACACCTTCCTTCTCCGTAAAATCAGGATTCAGTTCCAGTGCATTGTTGAGATAGGAGGCCATGAAATTTCCATTGAGCCCTGAAAACGGTTCTGCGACATGTGCTTCTTCGCCGTAGCAGTAAAAGCCCGGCAGCACTTTTCCAAGGGAACCTCTGTACACATACAGATGTTCGTCTCCGGGATACCCTGAAAAAACCGGTTCTGTATTCCAGGCCATTTTATAATCTAAATCATGGGTATCCGCAAGTTCCAGAAGTTTTCCCGCTGCTTCACGCATACCGGTGGAATTTACTTCTTCGTCCGGCACGGCAAGCATAAGAATGTTTCCGTCAAACGCTCCTTCTCCTGCCTTCTCAATCATGCGCATGCAAAGAGCAATCCCCGCTTTCATATCCATCACCCCTCTTCCGAACAGCCAGTTGCCGTTCTCGAGATCGTGCCGGACGTCTTCTGGGAGATGATCTTTGCCCGCAGTCATCTGCTCGGTAAACTCCCGCGGACGAAAGGCCAGGTGCTTCCATTCTCCATAGTCCTCTACATCCACAACATCAAGGTGCCCCATGATGATTAGCGTTTTTTTCGTTTTTTTCCTGCTTTTCACGAGAGCAGAAACGTATTTCCGTCCATCAGCAGTGTAATGGGTCTTCAAGTGTCCCTTATTCTGCTTAAAATATGAAAGACGCCTCAGCTGATAGTCAACGAATTCCATAATTCCAATTTCCTCTTCGCTTCCTGTAACACTGGCGTACTCACAAAGTGATATTGTAAGTTCTTTAAGCTGATCTCCTGTCTGCCATTTCCCCATTCAAACCCCTCCGTCTGTCAAAAAGTCATTATGCCTGCCTTGAAAAATGATTAAACAGAAGCTCCGCACGTAACCAGCTGAAGATTTTCCCTCGCCATGGTGTGATTGTTTTTCATGGAGCTCTATTCTAAAGGCTCTTTTCGAAAAGATTGTAGTTTTATTACTGCAGGCGGACGCTTTCCGCTCCTTTATGTGAAAAGCAACAACTTATCCGAATACAGCCATTCTAAAAACCAATCATCAATCATCTGCACATTCTAACGATTCGACTTTCAGTTGTTTGTCTCCTTTTTTTCGCCGAATTTTGACACTGGAAAATGAAGAAGTTTCCCTTTCGGCTTATCGATATATGCCTTATGAACTCTGTATCCCTCTTTACGGCGCTTTTCATACGTCTGTTTCGTGACAGGCCGGCGCCTTCCCCATTGAAGAGAATTGAGGTTATCCCACGAATCATGGGTTATAATCTCCTCTTTATAATAATATTCATTACCAGAAGGATAAATTTGACAAAGATAACGGACCGTCTGTTTTGTGTGCATTTTTCCATGCCTCCCTGAAAATAGTGCTCATTTACCAGTATGGATTGAAACGCTTTCTTCTAAACGGACACACAAACCGCAGGGCCCTGCCGGCATAAGGTAAATATGTAAGCGTTTACAAACGGCGTTGACTTTTTGATCAGCTTTCTCTACCATTGTACTTGGAGAAAAAATGCGTTTGATTCAACCCTTATTTTGGGTATCTAATTAATGGAATAAATGAAAGGCAGTGTCAGTTGACGGTGCATGGACTCCGGCCTTTGCCTGCCCGGCAACGTTTTTACGTGCGTAAAAAACCGGCTTGCTGCTGCATCGGCATACGTGAACTGCCAAGTTTGCCAAATAAAAAAAGAAAGTGTGCTGTAAACATGCAAAACCTACAAGAGTGTCATATACTTCAACAACCTATTCATTCATTTGTCATCCCTGCTGAAGAAGTTGCTCACGTTCAACCGGATAACTCTCTCGAACACGCTTTGCTGGTCCTTGTAAAATCCGGCTATACGGCAATACCTGTACTTGATACTTCCTATAAATTACGCGGCCTTATCAGTAAGGCACAGATTCTCGATTCCATTATAGGTCTGGAGCAGATTGAGCCGGAGCGGCTTAAAGACACAAGAGTCGGCGAGGTTATGAGCACGTCTTTTGCATGTGTAAATGAGGAATCTCCTTTCGAAAAAGCCCTGTCCCAGTCCATCAATAACCCTTTTCTGTGTGTTGAAGACCAGACCGGTTCCTTTCTCGGAATTATTACCCGCAGTAAATTACTCGCTTATCTGAATGGCTATCTGCATGACCAGAAGAAACGGAGCTGACCCCATTCTCTTTTCATCCCCGGAGACAGACACGTGTCTGTCCCGGGATTTTTTGCGTTTAGAACAGGGAGCATGTCATTCGTCACCTTCCTTAAAGTGTGGTACGATACCTTTTAGACACACGAAAGAACATTCAGGAGGTAGTATCCTTGAGCGCAAAAACCGCTTTATTTTCCCCATTAGAGATTAAAAATGTAACTATGAAAAATCGCATCGTTATGTCCCCCATGTGCATGTATTCCTGCGGACAGGAAGACGGGATGGTTAACGATTGGCATATGACTCATTATACGAGCCGGGCTGTCGGTCAGGCCGGTCTGATTGTAACAGAAGCTGTCCCTGTAACGAGACAGGGGCAGATCTCTCCTCAGGACCTGGGGATCTGGAGCGATGATCATATCCCGGGTTTGAAAAAGCTTAATTCCTCCATAAAGAAACACGGTGCAAAAACAGCGGTTCAGCTCGGTCATGCCGGGCGGAAAGCTGTATATGACGGCGAGACGATTGCCCCCTCTGCCATCGGATTCGATGAAAAAGCAAAAGTCCCTAAGGAAATGACCAGCGGTCAGATTAACAGCACGATTGATGCTTTCAGGGAAGGGGCACGGCGCGCAGCAGAGGCAGGTTATGATGTGGTTGAACTGCACGGGGCCCATGGGTACTTGATCAGCCAGTTTCTCTCTCC
Encoded proteins:
- the namA gene encoding NADPH dehydrogenase NamA — its product is MSAKTALFSPLEIKNVTMKNRIVMSPMCMYSCGQEDGMVNDWHMTHYTSRAVGQAGLIVTEAVPVTRQGQISPQDLGIWSDDHIPGLKKLNSSIKKHGAKTAVQLGHAGRKAVYDGETIAPSAIGFDEKAKVPKEMTSGQINSTIDAFREGARRAAEAGYDVVELHGAHGYLISQFLSPLSNRREDHYGGSLENRFRFLKEVTEEVKKEWDGPLFVRLSTDEYHPEGNGMEDFVTIAGWLKELGVDLIDCSTGGIIRTPIQVYPGYQVKHSETIRQQAGIKTGAVGLITTGVQAEEILQNGRADLIFLGREFLRDPYWPRTAARELGEEIEPPRQYGRSW